TGTAGTTTGTATCATCCAGCTTGATAGGTAGCAGGGTGTGTGATGCTAGGAAGAGAAAGGCTAACTGCATAGATTAGTGATTAGTGATAGGTTGCTGTAGGATGTCATGGATAAAAAAAATGGTGTGAACTTGACGGCTTTGGTACCAAGTAAGAAAGTAAGAAACTTTGAATTCGACAAAATGATTCTTTGTTTGCATTGATGAGTATATAAAGATTTTACATGATAAGATGATGAGTAAAACAAAGGATGTTTACAAAGGATATGTGCTATTTAAGTTACAAACTTCGTTCTATAGTTATCCAATGATCACTATCTTCTGTTTCTATATTTTCTGAGCTGACAAGTGTTGGAACTGATTTTGAGTTTGTTGCTGTGTTGATAAGTCTTGGAGTCGTGGCAGTGGTTTTGAGGTTGACTGTTTGAGTTTGAACAGGATCCTTAACATTTTGGACCTCCCTTCTCTGGCTAAAGTACCTCGGTTTTGCGTACTAGCTAGGTACGATGTGTACCAACCCATTTGGATCGTCGAGCTTCCCCGTAAGCCGGAGTAACATCTCTAATGAGAATGAAACCAGCTAAAGATCATGGTACTCGGAAATGAAAATGGAAACCAATTTTTCCTTTGCTAAATCTGGAAACACCATTCACTTCTATAAATCACAAACATTCTGTTACTAcacaacttatatatatacatatatatattgattttagGTGGGAGTTTGGGACTCTACATGTGTTTGTATCCAAGGCATTTCTATCGTAGGAGTTGCCCGAGTAAAAGTAAGAAATACTTGTCTCAATCCGTTTACCCAAATCCAATTACTTGGCTGCTTGTTCCAGGATTGGAGCTTTAATCCAAGTCTCCTCAAGCCCACTGGTTTGCAGCGGTGGCAATGAAAAAACGCTAACGGTTGAGCTCCCACTCCGAATTTCCTTCAAAACCCGCAGCGCTGAGACTGTGCTCTTCATGTATAAGCTCTTCATATGCACGATATCAGCAAATTCCTTTGGCATTTTGAGCATGTCATCATTCTTGGTAGTATCCAAAGTTGCCGCTGGATCACACGCGTCATCCCTGTTTGCTGGCGAGGTCGTTAATGTCGGAGCCGGGGGATCATTATTCATGGGGAAGAGGCGCTCCAGCATTGCCTCGCACTCCTTGACAAGCTTGTAGAGCAGGTCGGTGGTGAAGAAGGGCTCTTGCAAGACCTTTTGAATGAAGGGTAAGCGAATGAGAGCACCTGTTCTTTTGTCATACTTCTTCAGTATCTTCACCAATCCTGTTGATCATATCATACATGTCAATTAGTGAGCTGCATGCCTCCAAAAAGCTGTAACATTTCTAAGCCTCTATTTCATACACGTGACGACTTGATCTATCAATGCAAGAATATTCATCAAACCAAACTTTAAAGAAAAAGCAATAAGCATATATATGGACCAGATTTATAAAGGGTGGGACATAAAGATGCATGCCATATTCACGCAgaatttgtatatttaaaatttgtataaattactttttaattaatattttttccgCATCTTTCATTATTGTTAAAAGAGTACAAacaaaaagaccaaaaaaatgaaaaaaagatacCTGTGTAGTTAAGGGCGCTATAGTTCTCCAACAAAACCATCTCTCCGTGGAAATCCACCGTCTCCTTCCAAATACTCATCATCTCTTCGTTGCAATCCCTTGCCTTCGCCACCCTATCTTGCAACTCCTGCATTAATCCCATCACATGTACAAGAACTAATGGGTCAACCACAACACCTATCAAAACATTATTGAATTATTGACACACactgttgatatatatatatatatatatat
The genomic region above belongs to Carya illinoinensis cultivar Pawnee chromosome 4, C.illinoinensisPawnee_v1, whole genome shotgun sequence and contains:
- the LOC122306730 gene encoding SPX domain-containing protein 2-like, with amino-acid sequence MKFGKSLSNQIEEALPEWRDKFLSYKELKKKLKLLEPKGGDRPTKRPRVDQAVESTPGNGSNTSIDEKQSMSKEEIDFERLLENELEKFNTFFVEKEEEYIIRLKELQDRVAKARDCNEEMMSIWKETVDFHGEMVLLENYSALNYTGLVKILKKYDKRTGALIRLPFIQKVLQEPFFTTDLLYKLVKECEAMLERLFPMNNDPPAPTLTTSPANRDDACDPAATLDTTKNDDMLKMPKEFADIVHMKSLYMKSTVSALRVLKEIRSGSSTVSVFSLPPLQTSGLEETWIKAPILEQAAK